Proteins encoded by one window of Lutibacter sp. A64:
- the speB gene encoding agmatinase encodes MNKKTYAGIPEQNSKIETSKVVLIPVPYDGTSTWQKGADKGPEAFLSASENMELYDIETDTEVYKNGIYLADAVTENTSPESMVEAVHQTTKEYIKKNKFVTLFGGEHSISIGSIRAFNECFNSLTVVQIDAHADLRKEYEGSTCNHACAVYEASQTTNLIQVGIRSMDAIEKTVMDLDKVFFAHEMAQDDYWMENAIDLMTENVFLTIDLDAFDPSIMPSTGTPEPGGLLWYETLEFLNKIFKEKNVVGFDIVELCPNEKEKSSDFLAAKLYYKMLSYKFNNSEEDDYDDIKGFKEPTNRFTKFNDEENDY; translated from the coding sequence ATGAATAAAAAAACTTACGCAGGAATCCCTGAACAAAACAGTAAAATTGAAACTTCAAAAGTAGTTTTAATTCCAGTTCCTTATGATGGAACAAGTACCTGGCAAAAAGGTGCCGATAAAGGTCCAGAAGCTTTTTTAAGTGCTTCAGAAAATATGGAATTGTACGATATAGAAACCGATACAGAAGTGTATAAAAACGGTATTTATTTGGCAGATGCTGTTACTGAAAATACTTCACCAGAAAGTATGGTAGAAGCAGTACATCAAACTACTAAAGAGTATATCAAAAAAAATAAATTTGTAACCTTATTTGGTGGAGAACACTCGATTTCAATTGGTTCAATTAGAGCATTTAACGAGTGTTTTAATAGCTTAACAGTTGTGCAAATTGATGCGCATGCAGATTTACGTAAAGAGTACGAAGGTTCTACATGTAACCACGCTTGCGCAGTTTATGAGGCAAGTCAAACCACAAACTTAATTCAAGTGGGTATTCGAAGTATGGATGCTATTGAAAAAACCGTAATGGATTTAGATAAAGTGTTTTTTGCACACGAAATGGCACAAGACGATTACTGGATGGAAAATGCAATAGATTTAATGACTGAAAATGTGTTTTTAACAATAGATTTAGATGCTTTTGACCCTTCAATAATGCCATCAACTGGAACTCCAGAGCCAGGTGGTTTATTATGGTATGAAACCTTAGAGTTTTTGAATAAAATTTTTAAAGAAAAAAATGTGGTAGGTTTCGATATTGTGGAACTTTGCCCTAATGAAAAAGAAAAATCTTCAGACTTTTTAGCTGCAAAATTGTATTACAAAATGTTAAGCTATAAATTTAATAATTCTGAAGAAGATGATTATGATGATATAAAAGGTTTTAAAGAACCAACAAACAGATTTACTAAATTTAACGACGAAGAAAATGACTACTAA
- a CDS encoding DUF2853 family protein has protein sequence MSKLDEKIALYESEMKKLGISFDADLLAKVTKGLGPSIYKKDAETVSGSDPKELATVKNNFLIKKLGLSDSPELDAAMEKAVETMGKSNRNKYRAIFYYILVKEFGKESIY, from the coding sequence ATGAGTAAATTAGATGAAAAAATAGCACTTTATGAAAGTGAAATGAAAAAGTTAGGAATCAGTTTTGATGCTGATTTATTAGCTAAGGTTACTAAAGGATTAGGACCTTCTATTTATAAAAAAGATGCTGAAACTGTATCTGGATCAGATCCTAAAGAATTAGCTACAGTAAAAAACAACTTCCTAATAAAAAAATTAGGTCTTTCAGATAGTCCTGAATTAGATGCCGCTATGGAAAAAGCTGTTGAAACTATGGGTAAATCTAACAGAAATAAATACAGAGCTATTTTCTATTATATTTTAGTGAAAGAATTTGGAAAAGAATCTATTTACTAG
- a CDS encoding deoxyhypusine synthase family protein codes for MTTNKGAISQFIEKYYLHFNAASVVDAAKEYESQLAKGSKMLVSLAGAMSTAELGKIFAEVIRQDKVQIISCTGANLEEDVMNLVAHSHYKRVPNYRDLTPQDEWNLLEKGLNRVTDTCIPEEEAFRRLQEHIFKIWKDAEEAGERYFPHEFMYKLVLSGVLDQYHEIDPKNSWMIAAAEANLPMVVPGWEDSTMGNIFASYVLKGELKASTMKSGIEYMTFLADWYTENSKDGIGFFQIGGGIAGDFPICVVPMLYQDLERTDTPFWSYFCQISDSTTSYGSYSGAVPNEKITWGKLDINTPKYIIESDATIVAPLIFAYLLDM; via the coding sequence ATGACTACTAATAAAGGAGCAATTTCACAATTTATAGAAAAATATTATTTGCATTTTAATGCAGCATCGGTTGTAGATGCAGCAAAAGAATACGAAAGTCAATTAGCAAAAGGATCTAAAATGTTAGTATCATTAGCAGGTGCAATGAGTACAGCAGAATTAGGTAAAATATTTGCTGAAGTAATTAGACAAGATAAAGTTCAAATAATTTCTTGTACAGGAGCAAATCTTGAAGAAGATGTTATGAATTTGGTAGCACATTCTCATTATAAAAGAGTACCAAATTATAGAGATTTAACGCCACAAGATGAATGGAATTTATTAGAAAAAGGGCTAAATAGAGTTACTGATACTTGTATTCCAGAAGAAGAGGCGTTTAGACGTTTACAAGAACATATATTTAAAATATGGAAAGATGCAGAAGAGGCTGGAGAACGTTATTTCCCACATGAATTTATGTACAAACTTGTACTTTCTGGAGTTTTAGATCAATACCACGAAATAGATCCCAAAAATAGTTGGATGATTGCTGCAGCTGAAGCTAATTTACCAATGGTAGTTCCAGGTTGGGAAGACAGTACAATGGGAAATATTTTTGCTTCGTATGTGTTAAAAGGTGAATTAAAAGCAAGTACCATGAAATCTGGAATTGAATATATGACTTTCTTAGCAGATTGGTATACTGAAAATTCAAAAGACGGTATAGGTTTTTTTCAAATTGGAGGTGGTATTGCAGGAGATTTTCCAATATGTGTAGTGCCAATGTTGTACCAAGATTTGGAAAGAACCGACACACCATTTTGGAGCTATTTTTGTCAAATTTCAGATTCAACAACTAGTTACGGATCTTATTCTGGAGCAGTTCCAAATGAGAAAATTACTTGGGGAAAATTAGATATTAACACTCCAAAATATATTATAGAATCTGATGCTACCATTGTTGCACCATTAATTTTTGCCTACTTATTAGATATGTAG
- a CDS encoding L-serine ammonia-lyase, giving the protein MECISIFDMLKIGIGPSSSHTLGPWRAAERWINHLKKENLFSEITSVKVDLYGSLSLTGKGHATDLAVILGLTGADPEYIPTEEITPLISKIKETQQLKFGNSITIDFNPLTDIVFNKEFLPFHANAMKFTGFNNAKEISTDIYYSIGGGFVVREELIHAKENIEIFKTFPYSIQKATELELYCKQEQLKISEIVLENERSLRTDKEIDFEIKRIWDTMLESMYIGCHTEGILPGGLKVRRRAFDMHQKLKEDKIYSTPNEWLQAIRNTEVKFRQILKWVSCFALSVNEVNASLGRVVTAPTNGSAGVIPAVLMYYLVIENHEASFKHIKQFLLVASEIGSLFKKGATISAAMGGCQAEIGVSSAMAAGALTELLGGTPEQVLMASEIAMEHHLGLTCDPIGGLVQIPCIERNAMGAIKAINAAELALESDSLNAKVPLDKVISSMWETAQDMNSKYKETSEGGLAVGVNLSDC; this is encoded by the coding sequence ATGGAGTGTATTTCTATTTTTGATATGCTAAAAATTGGCATTGGTCCTTCAAGCTCTCATACCTTAGGCCCATGGAGGGCTGCAGAACGCTGGATAAACCACTTAAAGAAGGAAAATCTTTTTTCTGAAATAACTTCTGTAAAAGTAGATTTATACGGTTCGCTATCTTTAACAGGAAAAGGACATGCTACAGATTTAGCTGTAATTTTAGGTTTAACAGGTGCCGACCCAGAATATATTCCTACAGAAGAAATAACGCCTCTAATTTCTAAAATTAAAGAAACACAACAATTAAAATTTGGAAATAGTATTACCATTGATTTTAATCCATTAACCGATATTGTTTTTAACAAAGAATTTTTGCCTTTTCATGCAAATGCCATGAAATTTACAGGCTTTAATAATGCCAAAGAAATATCAACCGATATTTACTATTCTATTGGTGGTGGTTTTGTTGTTAGAGAAGAATTAATTCATGCTAAAGAAAATATTGAAATTTTTAAAACATTTCCTTATTCTATACAAAAAGCAACAGAATTAGAACTTTATTGCAAACAAGAACAATTAAAAATTTCAGAAATTGTTTTAGAAAACGAACGCTCTTTAAGAACCGATAAAGAAATTGACTTTGAAATAAAACGAATTTGGGATACCATGCTTGAGAGCATGTATATTGGTTGTCATACTGAAGGTATTTTACCTGGTGGATTAAAAGTTAGAAGACGCGCTTTTGATATGCATCAAAAGTTAAAAGAAGATAAAATTTATAGTACACCAAATGAATGGTTACAAGCTATTAGAAATACCGAAGTTAAATTTCGTCAAATATTAAAATGGGTAAGTTGCTTTGCTTTAAGTGTAAACGAAGTAAATGCCTCACTAGGTAGAGTTGTAACGGCCCCCACTAATGGAAGTGCTGGTGTAATACCTGCAGTATTAATGTACTATTTAGTTATAGAAAATCACGAAGCTTCCTTTAAACACATAAAACAATTTTTATTAGTTGCTAGTGAAATTGGCAGCTTATTTAAAAAGGGTGCTACAATATCAGCAGCAATGGGTGGTTGCCAAGCAGAGATTGGTGTTTCATCCGCAATGGCTGCAGGTGCTTTAACCGAATTACTTGGCGGAACACCTGAGCAAGTTTTAATGGCTAGTGAAATTGCAATGGAACATCATTTAGGGTTAACTTGTGATCCCATAGGTGGTTTAGTACAAATACCTTGTATTGAACGTAATGCAATGGGAGCAATTAAGGCAATTAATGCAGCTGAATTAGCTTTAGAGTCAGATAGTTTAAATGCCAAAGTACCACTTGATAAAGTAATTTCTAGCATGTGGGAAACTGCACAAGATATGAACTCTAAGTATAAAGAAACCTCTGAAGGTGGATTGGCGGTTGGAGTAAATCTTTCAGATTGTTAA
- the yaaA gene encoding peroxide stress protein YaaA, with product MKLVISPAKSLDFEKKVPTTAFTEGEFLKEAAKLNGVLKKKSPKNLSELMSISPKLGELNWQRNQDWQLPFSLENARQAVYAFNGDVYSGLDVYSLPLEKLEQLQNKLRILSGQYGILKPLDLMQPYRLEMGTKLKVGAKENLYQFWDKKVTESLNSEMEADEVFVNLASNEYFKVINTKLLKVPVITPVFKDYKGEKLKIISFYAKKARGLMVRYIIDNNIETVEGLKGFNSKGYVFDSKLSNEKELIFTR from the coding sequence ATGAAATTAGTAATATCGCCAGCCAAATCATTAGATTTTGAAAAAAAAGTACCTACAACAGCATTTACTGAAGGTGAATTTTTAAAAGAAGCAGCAAAATTAAATGGTGTTTTAAAAAAGAAATCTCCTAAAAATTTGTCAGAATTAATGAGTATTTCACCAAAATTAGGAGAATTAAATTGGCAACGCAATCAAGATTGGCAATTACCGTTTTCGTTAGAAAATGCACGTCAGGCTGTGTATGCATTTAATGGAGATGTTTATTCGGGGTTAGATGTTTATTCCTTACCACTAGAAAAATTAGAACAGCTTCAAAATAAATTGCGAATCTTATCTGGGCAATATGGTATTTTAAAACCTTTAGATTTAATGCAACCGTACCGCTTAGAAATGGGAACTAAATTAAAAGTGGGTGCTAAAGAAAATCTATACCAATTTTGGGATAAAAAAGTGACAGAAAGCTTAAATTCTGAAATGGAAGCAGATGAGGTTTTTGTAAACTTAGCAAGCAATGAATACTTTAAAGTTATCAATACTAAATTGTTAAAAGTGCCAGTAATTACACCAGTTTTTAAAGATTATAAAGGCGAAAAATTAAAAATTATTAGCTTTTATGCTAAAAAAGCAAGAGGCTTAATGGTACGTTATATTATTGATAATAATATAGAAACTGTAGAAGGTTTAAAAGGCTTTAATTCAAAGGGTTATGTGTTTGATTCTAAGCTTTCAAACGAAAAAGAGTTAATTTTTACGCGATAA
- a CDS encoding CatA-like O-acetyltransferase — protein MENLYCKSEGIMMKEFSVENWKRKEQFEFFKDYEDPFFNITVNLEVTKLYDFSKKNELSFSLACIYVALKSINEIPEFKLRINNNKVYIFDEVNIGSTVLNEDNTFSFCNFPIKPTIFEFDTSGEKVMEAHKKGVALGAQENELGIIHCSTLPWFTFTSVKHARKGDEKNKGIPKIVFGGLFTENDQRKIPFSVEVHHALLDGFHVSQLITKMKSFIDELE, from the coding sequence ATGGAGAACTTATACTGTAAATCAGAAGGAATAATGATGAAAGAATTTTCTGTTGAAAATTGGAAGAGAAAAGAACAATTCGAGTTTTTTAAAGATTATGAAGATCCTTTTTTTAATATTACCGTAAATTTAGAGGTAACTAAACTTTATGATTTTAGTAAAAAGAATGAGCTATCGTTTTCATTAGCTTGTATTTATGTTGCTTTAAAAAGTATAAATGAAATTCCAGAATTTAAGTTACGCATCAATAATAACAAAGTTTATATTTTTGATGAAGTAAATATTGGTTCAACGGTTTTAAATGAAGATAATACATTTTCGTTTTGTAATTTCCCTATAAAACCAACAATTTTTGAATTTGATACCAGTGGTGAAAAGGTAATGGAAGCACATAAAAAAGGAGTAGCTTTAGGTGCGCAAGAAAATGAATTAGGTATAATACACTGCTCAACATTGCCTTGGTTTACCTTTACTAGTGTAAAACATGCAAGAAAGGGAGACGAAAAAAATAAGGGAATTCCTAAAATTGTTTTTGGAGGATTGTTTACTGAAAACGATCAACGTAAAATTCCGTTTTCAGTAGAAGTGCATCATGCATTATTAGACGGATTTCATGTATCTCAATTAATAACTAAAATGAAAAGTTTTATAGATGAGCTAGAGTAA
- a CDS encoding RluA family pseudouridine synthase: protein MSLEEISAENEEFYEHFNYVAHVGQEPLRVDKFLMNFIENATRNKIQQAAKAGNVLVNDVAVKPNYKVKPNDVVRVVLSHPPHENLLVAEDIPLDIVFEDDQVMVVNKPAGMVVHPGHGNYSGTLVNALIHHIENLPTNSNERPGLVHRIDKDTSGLLVVAKTEFAMAHLSKQFFDRTTERLYYALVWGNIEEDEGRIEGNIGRSLKNRLQMSVFPEGDFGKHAVTHYKVIERFSYVTLVQCKLETGRTHQIRAHFKHIGHTLFNDERYGGNDILKGTTFTKYKQFVDNCFKVLPRQALHAKTLGFEHPTTKEYLRFNSEIPEDILACLEKWRTYTVNQKE, encoded by the coding sequence ATGAGTTTAGAAGAAATTAGCGCAGAAAACGAAGAATTTTACGAGCATTTTAATTATGTAGCACATGTTGGGCAAGAACCTTTACGTGTAGATAAATTTTTAATGAATTTTATTGAAAATGCTACTCGAAATAAAATTCAACAAGCAGCAAAAGCTGGCAATGTTTTAGTAAATGATGTTGCAGTTAAACCAAATTATAAGGTAAAACCAAACGATGTGGTGCGTGTTGTTTTATCGCATCCACCACACGAAAATTTATTGGTTGCAGAAGATATCCCTTTGGATATTGTATTTGAAGACGACCAAGTTATGGTTGTAAATAAACCTGCCGGAATGGTGGTGCACCCAGGTCATGGTAATTATAGCGGAACCTTGGTAAATGCATTAATTCATCATATAGAAAATCTACCAACAAATTCTAACGAACGCCCAGGATTGGTACATAGAATAGATAAAGATACAAGTGGTTTATTGGTTGTTGCTAAAACAGAATTTGCAATGGCACATTTATCTAAACAATTTTTCGATAGAACAACAGAGCGTTTGTATTATGCCCTTGTTTGGGGAAATATTGAAGAAGATGAAGGTAGAATTGAAGGGAATATTGGTAGAAGTCTAAAGAATAGGTTACAAATGAGTGTTTTTCCTGAAGGCGATTTTGGAAAACACGCAGTAACACATTATAAAGTAATTGAGCGTTTTAGCTATGTTACCTTGGTGCAATGTAAGTTAGAAACAGGTAGAACACATCAAATTAGAGCACATTTTAAGCATATTGGTCATACACTTTTTAACGATGAACGTTATGGAGGAAATGATATTTTAAAAGGCACCACTTTTACAAAATATAAGCAATTTGTAGATAACTGTTTTAAAGTATTACCGCGCCAAGCTTTACATGCCAAAACCTTAGGTTTTGAACATCCAACTACCAAAGAGTATTTGCGTTTTAATTCTGAAATTCCAGAAGATATTCTAGCTTGTTTAGAAAAATGGAGAACTTATACTGTAAATCAGAAGGAATAA
- a CDS encoding winged helix-turn-helix transcriptional regulator, with protein MNLIGTKWKPLILFHLLEGNLRSGVLQKKIQGISNKMFTQTVRELEKDGLISRKVYPVVPPKVEYGLTERGKSLENILRSLDNWGAKDCNN; from the coding sequence ATGAATTTAATAGGAACAAAATGGAAGCCTTTAATATTATTTCATTTATTAGAAGGTAATTTACGTTCTGGTGTATTGCAAAAGAAAATTCAAGGTATTTCAAATAAAATGTTTACGCAAACGGTTCGTGAATTAGAAAAAGATGGCCTTATTTCTAGAAAGGTATACCCTGTAGTTCCTCCTAAAGTAGAATATGGTTTAACTGAAAGAGGGAAATCTCTCGAGAATATTTTAAGAAGCCTCGATAATTGGGGAGCGAAAGATTGTAATAATTAA
- a CDS encoding arginine decarboxylase, producing the protein MNTKYIDLINQTFDFPQEEFKIDKKKNLHFHDIDTMKLAEEFGTPLKFTYLPKISENIQKAKGWFKTSMRKHKYKGKYHYCYCTKSSHFKHVLSEALSNDIHIETSSAVDIDIVENLKISGKITDKTFILCNGFKRDAYVKNIQRLINNGHKNCFPIIDNYEEIDLLTNGIRKKINIGIRIASEEEPKFEFYTSRLGIGYKNIVDFYRRDIKDNKKVNLKMLHFFINTGIKDNAYYWNELSKCLKVYINLKRICPSLDSLNIGGGFPIKNSLAFDYDYEYMIDEIISQIKIACDEAEVQVPHIFTEFGSFTVGESGGALYKVLYQKKQNDRERWNMINSSFITTLPDSWAINKRFVMLPLNRWNDNYERVLLGGLTCDSDDYYNSEQHINAIYMPTYKEEKPLYIGFFNTGAYQETIGGYGGLQHCLIPQPKHVIISKNNEGKLEYKVFKEQQKPSDFLKILGYE; encoded by the coding sequence ATGAATACTAAATATATTGATTTAATAAATCAAACTTTTGATTTTCCTCAAGAGGAATTTAAAATAGACAAAAAGAAAAATTTGCATTTTCATGATATTGATACAATGAAACTTGCAGAAGAATTTGGAACACCTTTAAAGTTTACTTATTTACCAAAAATTAGCGAAAATATTCAAAAAGCTAAAGGTTGGTTTAAAACATCTATGCGTAAGCATAAATATAAAGGAAAATACCACTATTGTTATTGTACTAAAAGCTCACATTTTAAGCATGTTTTAAGTGAAGCTTTAAGTAACGATATTCATATAGAAACTTCTTCTGCAGTAGATATTGATATTGTTGAAAACCTAAAAATATCAGGGAAAATAACCGATAAAACCTTTATTTTATGTAATGGTTTTAAAAGAGATGCTTATGTAAAAAACATACAAAGGCTAATAAATAACGGTCATAAAAACTGTTTTCCAATTATAGATAATTACGAAGAAATTGATTTGCTAACAAATGGAATTCGTAAAAAAATTAACATAGGAATTAGAATTGCTTCGGAAGAAGAACCAAAGTTCGAATTTTATACATCTCGTTTAGGAATTGGCTATAAAAACATAGTAGATTTTTATAGGCGAGATATAAAAGATAATAAAAAAGTAAACCTAAAAATGTTGCACTTTTTTATTAATACTGGAATTAAAGACAATGCTTATTATTGGAACGAATTAAGTAAATGTCTAAAAGTTTATATCAATCTAAAACGTATTTGTCCTAGCTTAGATAGCTTAAATATTGGAGGAGGTTTTCCTATTAAAAATTCATTAGCATTTGATTATGATTATGAATATATGATTGATGAAATTATTTCTCAAATTAAAATTGCGTGTGATGAAGCTGAAGTTCAGGTACCACATATTTTTACAGAATTTGGTAGCTTTACAGTAGGTGAAAGTGGAGGTGCTTTGTATAAAGTTTTATATCAAAAAAAGCAAAACGATAGAGAACGTTGGAATATGATAAACTCTTCTTTTATTACAACATTACCAGATAGTTGGGCTATAAATAAACGCTTTGTAATGTTGCCTTTAAATAGATGGAACGATAATTACGAGCGAGTTTTACTTGGAGGTTTAACCTGCGATAGTGATGATTATTACAATTCAGAACAACATATAAATGCTATTTATATGCCAACTTATAAAGAAGAAAAACCTTTATATATTGGATTTTTTAATACTGGTGCATATCAAGAAACAATTGGTGGTTACGGAGGTTTGCAACACTGCTTAATTCCGCAACCAAAACATGTTATTATATCAAAAAACAACGAAGGAAAATTAGAATACAAAGTTTTTAAAGAACAACAAAAACCAAGTGATTTTTTAAAAATATTAGGTTATGAATAA
- a CDS encoding VOC family protein, whose translation MTTTKNYPKSFSHIGITVPDINKAVEFYTEVMGWYVIMEPSTIKKERETVIGQMCIDVFGEDWTEFEIAHLSTSDGVGVEMFSFPQGIKEAPEFNPFNTGLFHFCIQDPNIEDLIEKIVAYGGKQRMPIREYYPEEKPFKMCYVEDSFGIVFEIYTHSYELTYSSGAYTK comes from the coding sequence ATGACCACAACTAAGAATTATCCGAAATCATTTTCTCATATTGGTATTACAGTTCCTGATATTAATAAGGCTGTAGAGTTTTATACCGAAGTAATGGGATGGTATGTAATTATGGAGCCTTCAACAATAAAAAAAGAAAGAGAAACAGTAATTGGACAAATGTGTATTGATGTTTTTGGTGAAGATTGGACCGAATTTGAAATTGCGCATTTATCTACATCTGATGGTGTTGGAGTTGAAATGTTTTCATTTCCTCAAGGCATAAAAGAAGCTCCAGAATTTAATCCTTTTAACACTGGTTTATTTCATTTTTGCATTCAAGACCCAAACATAGAGGATTTAATTGAAAAAATTGTTGCTTACGGCGGTAAACAAAGAATGCCAATTAGAGAATACTATCCAGAAGAAAAACCATTTAAAATGTGTTATGTAGAAGATTCTTTTGGAATTGTTTTTGAAATTTATACGCATAGTTACGAATTAACATATTCTTCAGGCGCTTATACAAAATAA
- a CDS encoding alpha/beta hydrolase family protein: MLKKGFHVVYVDVSNMFGNNKAVELWNEFYKYCTSKFKLNNKVVLEGMSRGGLIIYNWASKNTDKVFCIYADAPVCDIKSWPGGMYEGKGDLEAWKLCLKKYDLDTITIKTYTNIPINNSVNIAKANILILHVYGDADTVVPYKENTLLLAEKFRKAGGTIKLIRKKGIGHHPHSLKDPKPIIDFILKNIN, encoded by the coding sequence TTGTTAAAAAAAGGATTCCATGTGGTATATGTTGATGTTTCTAATATGTTTGGAAATAATAAAGCTGTAGAATTATGGAATGAATTTTACAAATATTGTACTTCTAAATTCAAACTCAACAATAAAGTTGTATTAGAAGGAATGAGTCGTGGTGGCTTAATTATTTACAATTGGGCTTCAAAAAATACAGACAAAGTTTTTTGTATTTATGCAGATGCTCCTGTATGTGACATAAAAAGTTGGCCAGGTGGTATGTATGAAGGAAAGGGAGATCTAGAAGCTTGGAAACTTTGTTTAAAAAAATATGATTTAGATACAATCACTATTAAAACATATACTAATATTCCAATAAATAATTCTGTAAACATTGCAAAAGCAAATATTCTTATTTTACATGTTTATGGTGATGCAGATACTGTAGTTCCCTATAAAGAAAACACATTACTATTAGCAGAAAAATTCAGAAAAGCAGGTGGTACAATAAAACTTATAAGAAAAAAAGGTATTGGTCATCATCCTCATAGCTTAAAAGACCCTAAACCAATTATTGATTTTATTTTAAAAAATATTAACTAA